The Arabidopsis thaliana chromosome 5, partial sequence genomic interval AGCAGTCATGTAAACATGAACACCCAAAAACAGAACGAAAATCACAACCATCGAGAAGACAGCGAGAATCACGCTTTGTAAATCGATAGCTACGATCAAAACAACGAGAAACAACAAGAAGACAGAGTTGTACACAAGCATCATTAAAGAAACCCAAAGGAAGGTAATGAACAAACGCTTCAAAACCAGAGGAATCGCTGACAttgttgaagagaaagaaactggCTTTCCCGTGTAAAGCGAAGCGACGGTGAAGACGACGGCGGCtgttgagagaagagagaaggcGAAGAGGAAGATGACGTAGATGAATTGATAAATGAGAAGAAGGGTCCATTCGTGAttggttttagattgatcTGAAGGAGGAGTTGCATCTAGCTGAGCTAAGATTGGTTGGGTAAAGAGGGAATGAGCGAGGATTGCGAAGGAGAGAGGgaaaattagggttagggttatGAGGTAGAAGGTTTTTGGGGAAAATTTGGGGATTGTTGTGGATTCACGTAATATGCCTTGAATGTTGAGAAATTGAAGCTCTTCTGCAGCGAGATCCATGGCTGAGATTAGGGTTTGTAGAGAGATTGGAGAAGAATGTTAAAGGGGGTGACTTTTTTTGAAGATCggatggattttttttttctcagagATCTCAACAGGGAGAGAAAAAAGACAAGGAAGACGGTCACTTCATGGTTAAAAAAGTTTGTTGGAAAATGAactaaaaattctaaatttagCATCAAAGACACGacgagaaagaaaagagacagggtcaaagattttgtttttttttttaaaaagaaatatagtTCACTAATTAAATCATGGTTAATTACCTTCTTATTTGCTAAGAAAATTTGAGACAGTTAACTAAAACTCACTTTTCTTCGTAAGCATTGTAGGAATTCGGTACTATTCAAAAAGAGGgaaaattccaaaacaaaaacacaattatttattaattagacGTTTAATATGTAATACTTTAtggttagaagaaaaatatgcatattaataaaaattgtgcaattttatcttcaaaaaacTAATTGATGTTATTTTCatatcaataattttacaacaaaattttaattttaattttactctTACTAGTTCAATTAATCATTAATATTTAAGTGATGcaacattaattttattttatttttaaatttactgtttattaatattttgtttctgtattCATCccaaaagattttgtttttctaaaatagattattttatttttaaaattcaagagaaaacaaattaaccaTTTTTATGAATAgataaattttgagaaatacAATGACTTTGGGATTGAGATTTTGTCGAAAATACTTTTATTGGTGAagaatttaaattcaaatagaGAGTTTCtcacgacgaagaagaagttcaTATCGATGTTCGTTGATATCATATCCATCACAACGAAAAAAAATCGTGAACGGCTATCGAATTCGATGTTGGAAAAAGAGGGCAAAAGGAGATTGTTTAACGGCGATTCACATAGCGATTAATCGAGAAAATCTAGAATCAAAAATTGAATCCTAAGAGAAAAcgtctctttcattttctcctaattttttatgttgaattttaaaataaatgaatatataatagtaaatgaaattttaaaattaatgtacataaaattaatttctttatcCAAAAGTGTAAAATTAATGCCACGTCAtcttaaaaactaataattaattgaGATAGTACGTGCataattatcatatttttttatgatatcgttattatgaaaataaccacatttaaatgtttaaatattaaactacACAgtttattaatctttttcatCCAACCAAAAACTATTAGATATTAAacgtccaaataaaaaatgagattttttcctttcaaaatatgtttacaaaattgggctttttttcttttgaattttgattttatactTCTCAACCTAGCAAAAATTCGATGTCggttataaaaataaatctctaTCAAAAATTTGTTACGTAGAGGAATACGActaaaggaagagaagaaaatagggctatattaatttatatacccagaaaacataaaaataaaaaataaacttataattttttttataattagttcTCTTTCCACAACTTCTATAAGTTGGACTAAAATACCCTTTCGCTCATaataaactaattaacaaCATAAGAAAATTGTTACCGACATCTTTTATATGATTCAGATGATattgtttatcaaatatataagtaAGAATATATTATGAATTAACTGATAACTGTTATGTTAacaagataacaaaatatatagcaataagtttataactatATTGTGTTAAACCATATTGTATCGCGataagtttataaatatattatgttaaattatCTTGtaccaataattttttgttgttcattatgttttgttatttgttaattattttaatatgatgtaattatattgatttgatatgatatacatattattttgatataaaatttaatacttATCCATTAAAATAACGTGTGCATAATCAAAATCCGGATTATTATGATTAAATcctcttattattaaaagagaagtacaaattgaatttttgtctaatttgacctcaattttgatttcaattttggattttcttctttgctattcaaaatcattaagggtaatttggtcttaacaatctattaaactttatatgatccgattcaatctaaaccgttcaataaaattaattcccttcaatctaaaccgttcaacaaaaataagtaaataacaaaaaaaaatcccaattattatttagttatgtttgttttaaaaatttttatttataagtttaagatatcaaatttattcaaatatttagtataaaaaccaaataaaccgattGTCCGCGGTAAACCGCGGGTTAAATCCTAGTAGATAGTTAAAATGTATAGCAAAATAGAATGcgtaagattaaaattttagtttttagaaatttactaaacaaaatacagAAAAGGTGTGTtgacaactatttaaaatttaaatataatcaatAAGATATAGTTAAAGTTATTAAGTGtatagcaaaataaaaattgtaagaataaaattggatttaaaatttttttagtaaattaaatattttaaaaataggGATTATCATTTACtgtttagaattcaaatatcatcgataaaaatttatactattgttttataaatCCGCTTATCTAGACGGGCCTAACctagtaaatatataatacacatCTTATCATTCGgtcaaaatattatgaaaacatCATTAAAATTTGATGATTACATTCCATAAGTAATTTGTTAAAGCATTATGCATTTTCCTGTTCTATGGACATTAATTTGAACCATACGACTCCATCTAATTCACTTGTTCTCGGCAGCTAGCATTCGAATCCTGACTTTTCAAATACAAATTATCGGTCAAGATGGGTGTGCGTTACGTTCATTTACAAATCACTAAAAATGAGTGGTGAATAATCATTTGGACAATACGGATACATTCATCGAAGTTGACTCCATTATCCTACCGTCGTCTCCTAACAATCGAAGCACAACTTTGCAATGGCAGCATCTTCCGAAATACTCCCGGAGTCGTGGCAAGTGTTCATCAATTTCCGAGGAGCAGATTTGCGCAACGGTTTCATCAGCCATCTGGCGGGAGCTTTGACCTCAGCTGGAATCACATACTACATCGACACGGAAGAAGTCCCGAGCGAAGATCTCACTGTCCTTTTCAAGAGGATAGAGGAATCGGAAATCGCACTGTCCATCTTCTCGAGCAATTATGCTGAGTCAAAATGGTGTTTGGACGAGCTCGTGAAGATCATGGAACAAGTAAAGAAAGGAAAGCTCAGAATCATGCCCGTCTTCTTCAACGTGAAGCCAGAGGAGGTGAGAGAGCAGAACGGAGAGTTCGGACTTAAGCTTTACGGAGAAGGTAAAAGCAAACGACCCAACATACCTAATTGGGAGAACGCTTTGCGGTCTGTCCCAAGCAAGATAGGCTTGAATTTGGCGAATTTTAGGTAGATAAATTGTTCTTATTTTGACCCGTTTCTTATCGTAGTGAAtttcattgatttctttttttcctcattttcGTGTTTGCAGAAACGAGAAGGAACTCCTTGACAAGATCATTGACTCCATCAAAAAAGTACTTGCCCGAATTACACGAGCAAGCAGAGTAGCAGAATCTCTAAACGGGATCTCAAAAGACTCAGAGGCAAAGAATGTAGACACATTTTCGCCAAACTCCAGTGATTTTCCATCTACTTCCATTGACGACGACCTCAGTATCAACTCGCCTCAGTACCAAGCCACAATTCCCCCCGCAAGCAGGGAAGGTGAACGTCTCAACACGATCTCTACTGTAAGTTCAACTGGTAGTATTGAACATCCTCCACCCAACTACGGAATAGAACCACGCCTTAAGGAGATGGAAGAAAAGTTAGATTTTGATAGCCTCGAAACTAAAACTGTTGGAATTGTTGGGATGCCTGGGATTGGTAAAACCACTCTTGCAGAAACGTTGTATAGAAAGTGGGAACACAAGTTTGAGAGGAGTATGTTTTTCCCAGATGCCAGTAAGATGGCGAATGAACACGGAATGTGTTGGCTGCAGAAGAGATTATTGGAAGAGCTGTTGAAGGATACTAATCTCAACATAGGATATACAACGAATGAACATGAGTTTTGTAAGGATGTTCTTCTCCTAAAGAAAGTTTTTCTTGTCATAGATAATGTTAGTAGCGAGGAACAGATCGAAACTCTTTTTGGTAAATGGAATTGGATTAAAAATGGAAGCAAGATTGTTATTACGTCAAGTGATGAGTCAATGCTC includes:
- a CDS encoding polyadenylate-binding protein 1-B-binding protein (unknown protein; BEST Arabidopsis thaliana protein match is: unknown protein (TAIR:AT4G19950.1); Has 233 Blast hits to 227 proteins in 25 species: Archae - 0; Bacteria - 13; Metazoa - 1; Fungi - 0; Plants - 216; Viruses - 0; Other Eukaryotes - 3 (source: NCBI BLink).) translates to MDLAAEELQFLNIQGILRESTTIPKFSPKTFYLITLTLIFPLSFAILAHSLFTQPILAQLDATPPSDQSKTNHEWTLLLIYQFIYVIFLFAFSLLSTAAVVFTVASLYTGKPVSFSSTMSAIPLVLKRLFITFLWVSLMMLVYNSVFLLFLVVLIVAIDLQSVILAVFSMVVIFVLFLGVHVYMTAWWHLASVVSVLEPIYGIAAMKKSYELLNGRTNMACSMVFMYLALCGITAGVFGGVVVHGGDDFGLFTKIVVGGFLVGILVIVNLVGLLVQSVFYYVCKSFHHQPIDKSALHDHLGGYLGDYVPLKSSIQMENFDI